One stretch of Litoribrevibacter albus DNA includes these proteins:
- the alc gene encoding allantoicase, with the protein MSLKVETNRFSERYTDLASRRLGGQTLSCSDDFFAEMENLLKPGRGVFIDDKYTDRGKWMDGWESRRRRFRPDGSSSDGLDHDWCIIKLGAQGKIVGINADTNHFLGNAPQKVSMEACRIKGEPDESTEWTEIVPITEVQPGSENLIDAVVDEDSEGVWTHVRFHIYPDGGVARLRVYGDIAPDWGWFLKGEPVDLAYIKNGARPLVCSDMFFSHMENLIMPERGANMGDGWETKRRRAIGDATVDRDNDWYILQLAAKGSIQKILVDTCHFKGNYPDAFSIEGAVLTEAQAKDIEMLKADAHADALSVNQEGGESAATLTTKNNADINWQPIIGRTKLYEDREHTFKDELVSGEAAFTHVRIKMYPDGGISRLRLWGFPV; encoded by the coding sequence ATGTCATTGAAAGTAGAAACAAATCGCTTTTCTGAAAGATACACCGATTTAGCAAGTCGTCGTTTGGGTGGTCAAACCCTGTCATGCAGTGATGATTTCTTCGCTGAGATGGAAAACCTGCTGAAGCCGGGTCGTGGCGTTTTTATTGATGATAAATACACGGATCGCGGTAAGTGGATGGACGGCTGGGAATCTCGCCGTCGTCGTTTCCGCCCTGACGGTTCGTCGTCTGATGGTTTGGACCACGACTGGTGCATCATTAAATTGGGTGCACAGGGCAAAATCGTAGGCATTAATGCCGATACCAATCATTTCTTGGGTAACGCACCTCAGAAGGTTTCGATGGAAGCCTGTCGTATCAAAGGTGAGCCGGACGAGAGTACTGAATGGACTGAAATCGTACCAATTACAGAAGTTCAGCCAGGCAGTGAAAACCTGATTGATGCCGTTGTTGATGAAGACAGTGAAGGCGTTTGGACGCACGTTCGTTTCCATATCTACCCAGACGGTGGTGTGGCGCGTTTGCGTGTGTATGGTGACATCGCGCCGGATTGGGGTTGGTTCCTTAAAGGTGAGCCGGTGGACCTTGCTTACATCAAGAACGGTGCACGCCCATTGGTCTGTTCAGACATGTTTTTCAGTCACATGGAAAACCTGATCATGCCTGAGCGCGGCGCCAATATGGGTGATGGTTGGGAAACCAAACGTCGTCGTGCCATTGGTGATGCAACGGTAGATCGTGATAACGATTGGTACATTCTTCAATTGGCGGCGAAAGGTTCGATCCAAAAGATTCTTGTGGATACCTGTCACTTTAAAGGTAACTACCCGGATGCCTTCTCTATCGAAGGTGCGGTATTAACCGAAGCGCAAGCCAAAGACATCGAGATGCTGAAAGCCGATGCCCATGCGGATGCACTTTCTGTGAATCAAGAGGGTGGCGAGAGTGCGGCAACCCTTACTACGAAAAACAACGCCGACATCAATTGGCAGCCAATCATAGGTCGAACCAAGTTGTACGAAGACCGTGAGCATACTTTTAAAGACGAATTGGTCAGTGGTGAAGCGGCCTTTACTCATGTGCGTATCAAGATGTATCCAGATGGTGGGATTAGCAGACTTCGCCTTTGGGGTTTTCCTGTATGA